TGGTCGCCTGCGACCTCCAGCGCCCCAACGCCGTCACCCAGCTCGGCGTCGTCGCGGAGCGGGCCGGCGTCGCCTTCTACGGCCCGCAGCCCGGCAACGGCGTCGGCGACCCGGTGCAGGTCGCCCGCGACTCCGTCGAGTACGCCAAGCAGAAGCAGTACGACGTCGTCATCGTCGACACCGCCGGCCGCCTCGGCATCGACGCCGAACTGATGCAGCAGGCCGCCGACATCCGCGCCGCGATCGACCCGGACGAGGTCCTGTTCGTGGTCGACGCCATGGTCGGCCAGGACGCGGTCACCACCGCCCAGGCCTTCCTGGAGGGCGTGGACTTCACCGGCGTCGTGCTCTCCAAGCTCGACGGCGACGCCCGCGGCGGCGCCGCGCTCTCGGTCGCCCACGTGACCGGCCGTCAGATCATGTTCGCCTCCAACGGCGAGAAGGTCGACGACTTCGACGCCTTCCACCCCGACCGGATGGCCTCGCGCATCCTCGGCATGGGCGACGTCCTCTCGCTGATCGAGAAGGCCGAGCAGACCTTCTCCCAGGCCGAGGCCGAGAAGATGGCCGCCAAGCTCCAGGGCGGCGGCAAGGACTTCACGCTCGACGACTTCCTGTCGCAGCTGGAGCAGGTCCAGAAGATGGGCTCGATCTCCAAGCTGCTCGGCATGCTCCCCGGCATGGGCCAGATCCGGGACCAGATCAACAACCTGGACGACAAGGACGTCAACCGGGTCGGCGCGATCATCAAGTCGATGACCCCGGCCGAGCGGACCGACCCGAAGCTGATCAACGGCTCGCGCCGGCTGCGCATCGCCAAGGGCTCCGGCGTCCAGGTCGGCGAGGTCTCCAGCCTGGTCGAGCGGTTCTTCGAGGCTCGCAAGATGATGTCCGCGATGGCCTCCGGCAAGGGCATCCCCGGCATGCCGGGCATCCCCGGGATGGGCGGCGGCGGCAAGCGCTCCGGCAAGAAGGCCCCGGTCGCCAAGGGCAAGCGCAAGAGCGGCAACCCGCTCAAGCGGGCCCAGGAGGAGGCCGCGGCCGCCGAGCGCAAGGCCCTCGGGCCGGGCCAGGGCGCCCAGTCCGGCGGCGCGTTCGGCGTCCAGCCGGGCCAGGGTCCGGCGGACTTCCAGCTCCCCAAGGAGTTCAAGGACCTGCTGTAGGCGGCGGGGCGGCACGGACCGGGGGCGCGGGCAACCGCGCCCCCGGTCGCGTCCGCCCCCGCCACCCGTGCCCGCGCTTCCGCGCGCGGGTGCGCCATGATGTCCCGTATGCGCGTGACGATCCGAGCCCCCCGCCCCGATGACGTCGTCCCCTACGCCGAGGCGGTGCGCCGCTCCGCCGCGCACATCGGGCGGTGGAACCCGGTGGAGCCGGACGGCATGCCGGACCTGCTGAGCCGTCAGGGCGCGGGCCTGCGGACGTTCATGATCGTCGACACCGGGACCGGCGGCCTGGTCGGCAAGTGCAACGTGGCCAACATCGTGATGGCGCGGTTCTGCAACGGGGTGCTGGGCTACGACTCGTACGAGCCGTTCGTCGGGACCGGCCGGATGTCGGAGGGCATGCGGCTGGTGGTGGAGCGCTGCTTCACGCGGCCGGAGCGCGGCGGGCTCGGGCTGCACCGGCTGGAGATCAACGTCCA
This is a stretch of genomic DNA from Kitasatospora fiedleri. It encodes these proteins:
- the ffh gene encoding signal recognition particle protein; translated protein: MFDTLSDRLAATFKNLRGKGRLSEADIDATAREIRIALLEADVALPVVRAFIKQVKDRALGSEVSGALNPAQQIIKIVNEELISILGGETRRLRYAKTGPTVIMLAGLQGAGKTTLAGKLGHWLKTQKHTPLLVACDLQRPNAVTQLGVVAERAGVAFYGPQPGNGVGDPVQVARDSVEYAKQKQYDVVIVDTAGRLGIDAELMQQAADIRAAIDPDEVLFVVDAMVGQDAVTTAQAFLEGVDFTGVVLSKLDGDARGGAALSVAHVTGRQIMFASNGEKVDDFDAFHPDRMASRILGMGDVLSLIEKAEQTFSQAEAEKMAAKLQGGGKDFTLDDFLSQLEQVQKMGSISKLLGMLPGMGQIRDQINNLDDKDVNRVGAIIKSMTPAERTDPKLINGSRRLRIAKGSGVQVGEVSSLVERFFEARKMMSAMASGKGIPGMPGIPGMGGGGKRSGKKAPVAKGKRKSGNPLKRAQEEAAAAERKALGPGQGAQSGGAFGVQPGQGPADFQLPKEFKDLL
- a CDS encoding GNAT family N-acetyltransferase; the encoded protein is MRVTIRAPRPDDVVPYAEAVRRSAAHIGRWNPVEPDGMPDLLSRQGAGLRTFMIVDTGTGGLVGKCNVANIVMARFCNGVLGYDSYEPFVGTGRMSEGMRLVVERCFTRPERGGLGLHRLEINVQPDNERSIALARRLGFRHEGLTPRMLFLQDAWRDHERFALTAEEWPTPVR